A single window of Streptomyces sp. NBC_00464 DNA harbors:
- a CDS encoding polysaccharide deacetylase family protein encodes MQPVRQKEEFAMKRLRPGAASGGQGRRKRGQGHLRRRPGYAVLAALLVAAAASGCAAETGQRAAADPVREAAAHAGPPKGAPAGAAGSAAAQAEKARRVQAARAVAAKKWGLASTPLAPPAPPAVKPHLTTRKGFEVEGGDASLPPVFTTVPTKEKIVFLTMDDGDDKDPELLRMMSELNIPYSAFLSDYLVRDDYAYFKEAQARGVVLGNHTLNHRYMPGLSHAEQKQEICDQQDILEKQYGERPRLFRPPYGNYNGDTLRIAKSCGITAVPLWAAEAFPDHMEWREEDQDLHPGDIILTHFRGKKEWKGSMPDLIRSVMKVITDKGYAVARLEDYV; translated from the coding sequence ATGCAGCCAGTACGACAAAAGGAAGAATTTGCCATGAAGCGTCTCAGACCGGGTGCGGCATCGGGCGGACAGGGGCGCAGGAAGCGCGGGCAGGGCCACCTGCGGCGCCGGCCGGGCTATGCGGTGCTCGCCGCACTCCTGGTCGCCGCAGCCGCCTCGGGCTGCGCGGCCGAGACCGGACAGCGGGCCGCGGCCGACCCGGTGCGCGAGGCGGCGGCCCATGCCGGACCGCCGAAGGGCGCCCCGGCGGGAGCGGCCGGTTCCGCCGCGGCGCAGGCCGAGAAGGCGCGCCGCGTCCAGGCCGCACGGGCCGTCGCCGCCAAGAAGTGGGGACTGGCGAGCACCCCGCTGGCTCCGCCGGCCCCGCCCGCCGTGAAGCCGCACCTCACCACCCGTAAGGGCTTCGAGGTCGAGGGCGGCGACGCGTCGCTGCCGCCGGTCTTCACCACGGTCCCCACCAAGGAGAAGATCGTCTTCCTGACGATGGACGACGGGGACGACAAGGACCCCGAGCTGCTGCGGATGATGTCGGAGCTGAACATCCCGTACAGCGCCTTCCTCAGCGACTACCTGGTGCGCGACGACTACGCGTACTTCAAGGAGGCCCAGGCCCGTGGGGTCGTCCTCGGCAACCACACGCTGAACCACCGCTACATGCCCGGGCTCTCCCATGCCGAGCAGAAACAGGAGATCTGCGACCAGCAGGACATCCTCGAGAAGCAGTACGGCGAGCGCCCCCGGCTCTTCCGGCCGCCGTACGGCAACTACAACGGCGACACCCTGCGGATCGCCAAGTCCTGCGGCATCACGGCCGTACCGCTGTGGGCGGCGGAGGCGTTCCCCGACCACATGGAGTGGCGGGAGGAGGACCAGGACCTGCACCCCGGCGACATCATCCTCACCCACTTCCGCGGCAAGAAGGAGTGGAAGGGCAGCATGCCCGACCTGATCCGGTCCGTCATGAAGGTCATCACGGACAAGGGATACGCGGTGGCCCGGCTGGAGGACTACGTATGA
- a CDS encoding class I SAM-dependent methyltransferase produces the protein MGRVNALAPTGPSDAPDPSDAPDPLAAFLALRAPEGAELLAGLRSYDPATELATATRLRRSHPAALVSAALGQARLRQRAVAKFGAEDAHRMFFTPNGVEQATRTSVAGYRARRFADAGVRSVADLCCGIGGDAIALARAGISVLAVDRDPLTAEVARANAAALGLDALIEVRCADVTEIDTTPYDAVFVDPARRGGRGRIFDPEAYSPPLSWATAAALKAPRAALKIAPGVPHEAIGPQAEAEWISDGGDVKEAVLWFGEGFEAGSYRATLLPSGATLSAPAALPAPPVGPVGRYLYEPDGAVIRAHLVADIVERCHGRLFDEMIAYVTSDELYDSPYTAGYEITDQLPFNMKRLKALLRERKVGVLTVKKRGSAVEPEELRRKMKLQGPNAATVFLTRVADAPTMLVGRPVTGPEAGRG, from the coding sequence ATGGGGCGGGTGAACGCTCTCGCCCCGACCGGCCCGTCCGACGCCCCCGACCCGTCCGACGCCCCAGACCCCCTCGCCGCCTTCCTGGCCCTGCGCGCCCCCGAGGGCGCCGAACTGCTGGCCGGGCTGCGGTCGTACGACCCCGCCACCGAACTGGCCACCGCCACCCGGCTGCGCCGCAGCCACCCGGCCGCCCTCGTATCGGCGGCGCTGGGGCAGGCCCGGCTGCGGCAGCGGGCGGTGGCGAAGTTCGGCGCCGAGGACGCGCACCGGATGTTCTTCACGCCGAACGGGGTCGAGCAGGCGACCCGCACCTCGGTGGCCGGCTACCGCGCGCGCCGGTTCGCGGACGCCGGGGTGCGCAGCGTCGCCGACCTCTGCTGCGGGATCGGCGGCGACGCGATCGCCCTGGCCCGCGCCGGGATCTCCGTCCTCGCCGTGGACCGCGACCCGCTGACCGCCGAGGTGGCCCGTGCCAACGCCGCCGCGCTCGGCCTGGACGCGCTGATCGAGGTCCGGTGCGCCGACGTCACGGAGATCGACACCACGCCCTACGACGCGGTCTTCGTCGACCCGGCCCGCCGGGGCGGACGCGGCCGGATCTTCGACCCCGAGGCGTACTCCCCGCCCCTGTCCTGGGCGACCGCGGCTGCGCTGAAGGCGCCCAGGGCCGCCCTGAAGATCGCCCCGGGCGTCCCGCACGAGGCGATCGGGCCGCAGGCGGAGGCCGAGTGGATCTCGGACGGCGGCGACGTGAAGGAGGCGGTGCTCTGGTTCGGCGAGGGCTTCGAGGCGGGCTCCTACCGCGCGACCCTGCTCCCGTCGGGCGCCACCCTGTCCGCTCCGGCCGCGCTGCCCGCCCCGCCGGTGGGCCCGGTGGGCCGCTATCTGTACGAGCCGGACGGCGCGGTGATCCGGGCGCATCTGGTCGCCGACATCGTGGAGCGGTGCCACGGCAGGCTGTTCGACGAGATGATCGCGTACGTCACGAGCGACGAGCTGTACGACTCCCCGTACACCGCAGGTTACGAGATCACCGATCAGCTGCCCTTCAACATGAAGCGGCTGAAGGCGCTGCTGCGGGAGCGGAAGGTCGGCGTCCTCACCGTCAAGAAGCGCGGCTCCGCGGTCGAACCGGAGGAACTGCGCAGGAAGATGAAGCTCCAGGGCCCGAACGCGGCAACGGTCTTCCTGACCCGGGTCGCGGACGCGCCGACGATGCTCGTCGGCCGCCCCGTGACCGGCCCGGAGGCCGGCCGCGGCTGA